One window from the genome of Chiroxiphia lanceolata isolate bChiLan1 chromosome 15, bChiLan1.pri, whole genome shotgun sequence encodes:
- the FABP6 gene encoding gastrotropin, which produces MAFTGKYEFEGDENYDEFVKKIGLPSDKIELGRNCKIVTEVVQNGNDFTWTQHFPGGRTTTNTFTVGKEADMETFGGKKFKATVKMEDGKLVAEFPNYRHTSEISGGKLVEISTSSGVVYKRTSKKIA; this is translated from the exons ATGGCATTTACAGGCAAATACGAGTTCGAAGGCGATGAGAACTATGATGAATTTGTGAAGAAGATTG GTCTTCCCAGTGACAAGATTgaattgggaaggaattgcaaAATAGTGACTGAGGTGGTGCAGAATGGAAATGACTTCACCTGGACACAGCATTTCCCAGGAGGCCGCACCACAACCAACACGTTCACAGTTGGCAAGGAAGCAGACATGGAGACCTTTGGTGGTAAAAAGTTCAAG GCAACTGTTAAAATGGAAGATGGAAAGCTGGTAGCTGAGTTTCCCAACTACCGTCACACTTCAGAGATCAGTGGAGGAAAACTGGTAGAG ATTTCTACTTCTTCTGGTGTAGTCTACAAAAGAACCAGCAAAAAGATTGCATAA
- the C1QTNF2 gene encoding complement C1q tumor necrosis factor-related protein 2, whose amino-acid sequence MISAVLLLWTVPCVANHILGGFAKRELQEGPQLACSLPGPPGPPGPPGVPGTPGTVGRMGFPGKDGKDGKDGDKGEHGDEGPQGRTGNPGKPGPKGKAGAIGKAGPRGPKGLKGNPGKNGAPGKKGPKGNKGEAGMPGPCTCNANKAKSAFSVAVSKSYPRERLPIKFDRILMNEGGHYNASSGKFVCSIPGIYYFTYDITLANKHLAIGLVHNGQYRIKTFDANTGNHDVASGSTILSLKQEDEVWLQIFYSEQNGLFYDPYWTDSLFTGFLIYPDQDYLNEI is encoded by the exons ATGATCTCTGCTGTGCTCCTCCTCTGGACTGTGCCCTGTGTGGCAAACCACATCCTTGGGGGCTTTGCCAAGagagagctgcaggaaggtCCCCAGCTGGCCTGCAGCCTGCCAGGACCCCCTGGGCCTCCCGGCCCCCCCGGCGTGCCCGGCACTCCAGGGACAGTTGGCAGGATGGGCTTCCCAGGAAAAGATGGCAAGGATGGCAAGGACGGGGATAAAGGCGAGCACGGCGATGAAG GTCCACAAGGCAGAACAGGAAACCCTGGCAAGCCAGGACCGAAGGGGAAAGCAGGAGCTATTGGCAAGGCAGGCCCACGAGGGCCCAAGGGTTTAAAGGGTAATCCTGGGAAAAACGGGgcaccaggaaagaaaggacCCAAAGGGAACAAGGGCGAGGCTGGGATGCCGGGACCCTGCACCTGTAATGCCAACAAAGCCAAATCTGCCTTCTCTGTGGCAGTCTCCAAGAGCTACCCAAGGGAAAGGCTGCCCATCAAATTTGACAGGATCCTGATGAATGAGGGAGGACATTACAATGCTTCCAGTGGGAAATTCGTATGCAGCATCCCAGGTATTTACTACTTCACCTACGACATCACTTTGGCCAACAAACACTTGGCCATTGGCTTGGTCCACAACGGGCAGTACCGGATCAAGACTTTTGATGCCAACACTGGGAACCACGATGTTGCCTCTGGATCAACCATCCTTTCTCTGAAGCAGGAGGATGAGGTATGGCTGCAGATCTTTTACTCAGAACAGAACGGGCTCTTTTATGATCCCTACTGGACAGACAGCTTATTTACTGGGTTCCTGATATATCCTGATCAAGATTATCTCAATGAAATATAG